One genomic region from Bufo bufo chromosome 3, aBufBuf1.1, whole genome shotgun sequence encodes:
- the LOC120993542 gene encoding oocyte zinc finger protein XlCOF19-like: MSASSEYGRDLKNECNLSVHKEIQKDERPFSCSEREKMFNVLTSFAQHQRNSTGEKSYSCSECEKTFTVKSSLLKHLCGKGFSRKSQLVEHQRTHTGEKPFSCHECGKLFKRKNQLEPHMRSHTGEKPFLCTECGKWFKSQQHLKIHRRTHTGEKPYSCSECEDWMKGSQGHLIVT, encoded by the coding sequence ATGTCTGCAAGTTCTGAATATGGGAGAGATTTGAAAAATGAATGTAATCTTTCTGTGCACAAAGAAATTCAGAAAGATGAAcgaccattttcatgttcagaaagaGAGAAAATGTTTAATGTGTTAACAAGTTTTGCTCAACATCAGAGAAATTCCACAGGAGAGAAGtcttattcatgttcagaatgtgagaaaactTTTACTGTGAAATCAAGTCTTCTTAAACATCTCTGTGGGAAAGGTTTTAGTCGGAAATCACAACTTGTagaacatcagagaactcacacaggagagaagccattttcatgtcacgAATGTGGGAAGTTGTTTAAGCGTAAAAATCAACTAGAACCACAtatgagaagtcacacaggagagaagccatttttatgtacgGAATGTGGGAAGTGGTTTAAGAGTCAACAACATCTTAAGATACACCGGAGAACTCATactggggagaagccatattcatgttcagaat